The window CATGTTTTCACTAACAAACCGCAGAGGAACCATGGTTCTTCCATTGATGGTCTGTGCTGCTTCCAGCATTTCCACAGCTTTCCCGTTAACATAGGCTGTTTTAGAGCCAATCTTAAGTTTAATGGTGGTATTGTCTTTTGTGATAAGCACTTCCTGGGTAGTACCGTTCCACTCCACTGTAGAGCCAAAGGCCTCGGTAATAGCTCTGACAGGAACCAGAGTTGTACCCTTTGGAGCTACTGGAGCTGTATCCAGTATCACATTTGAAGATATTCCCGCTTGGTTAATTACCATTTGCTTGCTTTGAAGTTGCAAAGTAACTGTAACTTTCGATTTTTCATTAATGTATTTTTTAAGATCATCTAAAGAAGCAAACTTGTCTTCGGTATTTTTAAACTCAATCTTTTCACCATCTGTTAGCTTATAATATTCTTGATAATTTTTAAGCAAGAAGCTTTTGAATACATAAACAGGCATTCTATCAATGTTATATTTGGCTTTGGCATCCTCAAAGCTCAATTTATCCTCAAAGATTCCTGCAGATAATCCGTTATAGTTCTTATCTTCACCAATTACATTAAGGTATTCTTGCTTTCCGTTATCCTTCATAGCCTGTATGTAATGGTCCTTATAAATACAATCTTGCCATGGCATCCAATTGAGATAAATAACTTCCTTTTTAGGATAGAAAAAAGCAGCCGAACCAAATTCAAATTTGCCCATGTCAGCCTTCTCTCTCTCATAGTATTCATCTACTGTATACTTCTTTTGCAGAAATGGTGTCGTTAAATAATCAGTCCATGTACTTGAGAGCCGCAAATTGCCATTAGTTTCTCCAGTATTGTAAATACTTTCATCCTCACGGGTAATTGTTATATAGTTCGGATACCATTTCCCAGCAATATTGACTTTTGTAAAATCCTCATTGAAGAACCAATCGGTATACTTTAGAGTCATCTGTTCATCTGCTGCACTGGCAACCGTAATATTAGCAGCCGAAAACATCATCGTAAAGACCATAAATATGGCCAGAATCTTTCTCGTAATTTTCTTTTTCATAAATACACACTCCGTTATTATTTGGTAGTGTAAAGATTTACACCCCGTTTTTTTTATTAAACCTTGTATTTTCAAGGGATACACCATCTTTTTTTCAAAAAAAACAATGACCCCCTGATTTTTTGTCAATAATTGAATTACCACCAACAATTATGGTACAAAAACTCATGAAAGGAAGTCATTGTTTATGGTTACAATTATATACCAATTGCTGTTAATTATTCAATACCAGTACAAACAAATTTGCTGGCTAATTCTTTTTATTGCAAGATACATTCCGCTAAGGCAATGGGCACACGATGAACTTCATAGCCCAAAGTATCAGAAGTTTCTAACTGACAAGCTCCCCATCATTATACCCTTTGCCAAGCAGGACTGGCAGCTCTGGAATGAGTACTATCGTCTTCGCTATGGAAAGGCCACAAAGCCTGTGAAACCCCAAAAGGGTAAACCCCATAGTGTTCCAAGTGATACCATTTGCCCTCTCTGCGGAGCTCCGCATGAATACATCTACGACAACAACGGCGGTCGTGGTCAGTTAAAATGCAAGGTTTGCGGTCAGACATTCGTCAATGGCAAAAGGGTCGTTTCCCCATTAAAACTCCAGTGTCCCTACTGTGGTCATGCTCTCCAACCGGTCAAGAATCGTAAGCATTTCCGTGTCCACAAATGCATCAATAGCAACTGCTCATATTACAAGCGAAACACCAAGAAGATACCCAAGGATACTCCGCCATCTGACTACTGGAAGTACAAGCTCCACTACCTCTATCGGGAGTTCTCTGTCAACTTCTTCGACATGGACTTGAGCCAGCTCCCTAAGTGGGCAACTTCCTTCAAGTATAAGAAGAACAGCGCCTATATCATGGGGTTGTGCCTAACATATCGAGTAAACTTAAAGCTATCCCTTCGCCAGACCGTACAGGCCTTAAAGGATATACACAACATTGAGATATCCCATACCATGGTTAACTCCTATGCTAAAACTGCTGCCGTTATCATAAAGCCTTTTGTGGACTCATATGACTACAAACCTTCAAACGAACTGGCTGCTGACGAAACCTATATCAAAATCCGAGGCACAAAAGCCTACATATGGCTTATCATGGATAAAGTATCACGCTCCATACTTGGCTACTGGGTGTCGATGTCCCGTGATGCCGGTCCCTGCATCCTTGCCATGCGCATGGCCTTTGAGAAGTTCAAAGAGTTTCCAGGCAAGGCTTTGAAATTTATAGCCGATGGCTACAGCGCCTATCCTTTAGCCGCACAGCAGTTCAAGATCGAAAAGGACTGGGACGTGTCCGTCACCCAGGTCATAGGGCTTACCAATGACGATGAGGTTTCCAAGGAACACCGCCCATTCAAGCAGATCATTGAACGCCTGAATCGCACCTTTAAGGAATCCTACCGTGTCACTTGTGGCTACAAGGCTGACGATGGCGCTGTATACAGCACCACTCTTTGGGTTGCCTACTACAATTTCCTACGCCCCCATGAGAAATCCTGTGGTAAGAAGCCGCTCAATCAGGTGGAGCTTCTGGAAGGCGCAGATAACATGCCTGGCAAGTGGCAACTTCTTATTTACCTTGGACAACAGGTAATTCTTAAACAACAAACATCCGTAGTCTCCGCTGTTCAGGTGGAATAATATAACATGATTTTGTCCATAACTTTACTGTAGCATAATTAGGGCAACGCTGAGGAGCGACCCAAAGCTTGCTGCAGCTTATACGGTGAAGCGGTGGACTATGAGTCTGCCGTTTTCCTTTTTACCGGTAAGCCTTAAGCAAATAAACCTCGGGAGTTTGAGGGCAGAGCCCTCAAGGTTTTGTGCTGCAATTATATAAACTATAATCTGACTGTATGCATCCCTATAAACTAAGATATTTACTGAACGTATCTGCAATTTTCAAGGTTCACCGGAGCATATTTTTTTAACTCTGATTTTTCATAGGATACTTTACACTACCTATTATTTTATAAATAGCACTTCTTTGAAATAATGTTTTAAGAGGTTTCAGCCTTCCCTCCTTTACACGAATAAAAAGCCGCAGCAACTATGCCACAGCTTTCGCAATCAATCTGCAACCCGACTGTCATAGCATCATGCTTTAGACTCGTAGCTTTGTGTCTCTGCCTTTCGACAGATTTACTAAAAATCCATATTCAATTTGATGGCAATCTTGTCGCCATTCACATCATGGTATTATATTACAATATTTAAAAGCCAATAGCAATATAATTTCGTATGCCATCAGCTTACTTTGTGCCCAGTCAGTAGCCAAGACAAAGATACATATCCAACTGATTAGAATAACAAATATTCAAATATCCATTGGACAACTCCTATATGCTTAAGCATATCCGAGCCATATCTGAAGCATATCCCAAGCCCAGCATATTGAATAAAACCGCTGTTCACTTCAATCAACCCTAATGGGAAGATAAAGCATATCTGTACAATCCCTTTACGGTCACAAACTCCCGAGTTCTCTTTATATATATAAGAAATGCGGGAGTTCAACAAATATTTTTTATGCTGACATTAAGATATGGCTTAAGCATACAACTTCACAATTTTCTTGAGCGTATAGATTTAGATATGGCTTAAGCTTATACTTTGTTCTGCTTATCCATCCAGACTGGCGGAGTCCGCTAATATCACTCCATACCGACAGAAGTTATTTGATAATCTGCTTCTCTTTTAGAAATGTATATAGCAAATCTCTTGCTAAAGAGCTGGTACTCCGACCATACTTTTTTTCAAGCCTCTCAATGAACGTAATATCAGAGTCTCGTAATTTTACGCAAATCATTTTTCTTCTGGCATGTTGATAAGTATAGTCTGGCATTATTTCATCAGGTGAAAAATTATGCATTACATACATGATGAATTTTCCTCGTACTTTGGGCATATTCTTCCCGACCGAATAATATGCTTTCATCCCATCATATACGCACTCCGAAAGAGCAAACCAAACCTTCTGCTTATCCATTTTTTCACCTCGATTCTGATAATCATTGTTTATATAATAATCTACATTCAAATAAACAGTCAAACTTTTTGTTGCTGAAGGATAATTTTTATTGTATGCTAATAGCATAACAACTTACCTTTGGAGGTGAAACTATGATCCAGCTTGTACCCAGCGAAACTCCTGAAACTGCAGCATATTATAACAGGTGCCTGGAAGCCGTCCGAATCGTACTGATGGATGAACAGGATGAAGCAGTGAATTATCGAGCCATTACCCGAATGGGCAAATATGTCTTACTGCCTATAGACAACTACTACAATGTTATCGGCGGACTTGACTCGGATACAGAAAAGTTGGCAGATACAGCAAAAATACTGCGTGCAAAATTACAATACCTGTTAGGATTTCTGATTGAATCGCCAGAACCAGAGCTGCGTTTCAGCCTCTATCCAAC of the Ruminiclostridium papyrosolvens DSM 2782 genome contains:
- a CDS encoding stalk domain-containing protein, whose product is MKKKITRKILAIFMVFTMMFSAANITVASAADEQMTLKYTDWFFNEDFTKVNIAGKWYPNYITITREDESIYNTGETNGNLRLSSTWTDYLTTPFLQKKYTVDEYYEREKADMGKFEFGSAAFFYPKKEVIYLNWMPWQDCIYKDHYIQAMKDNGKQEYLNVIGEDKNYNGLSAGIFEDKLSFEDAKAKYNIDRMPVYVFKSFLLKNYQEYYKLTDGEKIEFKNTEDKFASLDDLKKYINEKSKVTVTLQLQSKQMVINQAGISSNVILDTAPVAPKGTTLVPVRAITEAFGSTVEWNGTTQEVLITKDNTTIKLKIGSKTAYVNGKAVEMLEAAQTINGRTMVPLRFVSENMGYSVQWNAESQEIVINNK
- a CDS encoding DDE-type integrase/transposase/recombinase, with the translated sequence MVTIIYQLLLIIQYQYKQICWLILFIARYIPLRQWAHDELHSPKYQKFLTDKLPIIIPFAKQDWQLWNEYYRLRYGKATKPVKPQKGKPHSVPSDTICPLCGAPHEYIYDNNGGRGQLKCKVCGQTFVNGKRVVSPLKLQCPYCGHALQPVKNRKHFRVHKCINSNCSYYKRNTKKIPKDTPPSDYWKYKLHYLYREFSVNFFDMDLSQLPKWATSFKYKKNSAYIMGLCLTYRVNLKLSLRQTVQALKDIHNIEISHTMVNSYAKTAAVIIKPFVDSYDYKPSNELAADETYIKIRGTKAYIWLIMDKVSRSILGYWVSMSRDAGPCILAMRMAFEKFKEFPGKALKFIADGYSAYPLAAQQFKIEKDWDVSVTQVIGLTNDDEVSKEHRPFKQIIERLNRTFKESYRVTCGYKADDGAVYSTTLWVAYYNFLRPHEKSCGKKPLNQVELLEGADNMPGKWQLLIYLGQQVILKQQTSVVSAVQVE